In Arcanobacterium wilhelmae, the following are encoded in one genomic region:
- the recA gene encoding recombinase RecA translates to MAGKKDDRSKALELALGQIDRQFGKGSAMRLGDQPPRQVEVIPTGSLALDIALGIGGLPRGRVVEIYGPESSGKTTVALHAVANAQKNGGIAAFIDAEHALDPEYAKKLGVDTDALIVSQPDTGEQALEIADMLIRSGALDIIVVDSVAALVPKAEIEGDMGDSHVGLQARLMSQALRKLTGALSASGTTAIFINQLREKIGVFFGNPETTTGGKALKFYSSVRLDVRRIETLKEGTVPVGNRTRVKVVKNKMAPPFKQAEFDILYGVGISREGSIIDMAVDEGIVRKSGSWFTYEGDQLGQGKEKARAFLKDNPEIAEEIENKVKAKLGLGGPVEETEESKIDTETDIDFELDDAE, encoded by the coding sequence ATGGCTGGAAAGAAAGATGATCGCTCGAAAGCGCTCGAATTGGCTCTCGGTCAGATCGACCGCCAGTTCGGTAAAGGCTCAGCAATGCGGCTGGGGGATCAGCCCCCGCGGCAGGTGGAAGTGATCCCCACTGGTTCTCTTGCGCTGGATATTGCGCTGGGTATCGGCGGGTTGCCGCGTGGCCGCGTGGTGGAGATCTACGGCCCGGAATCCTCGGGTAAAACCACGGTGGCGCTCCACGCTGTTGCCAATGCGCAAAAGAATGGCGGTATCGCGGCATTCATTGATGCGGAACATGCGCTCGATCCGGAGTATGCAAAAAAGCTCGGAGTCGATACTGACGCGTTGATTGTCTCGCAGCCGGATACTGGAGAGCAGGCTCTCGAAATTGCCGATATGCTCATCCGCTCCGGTGCTCTGGATATTATCGTCGTTGATTCGGTGGCTGCTCTGGTTCCGAAGGCAGAAATCGAAGGTGATATGGGTGATTCCCACGTTGGTCTGCAGGCGCGTCTGATGTCGCAGGCCCTGCGCAAGCTCACCGGTGCGCTTTCGGCATCGGGCACCACGGCAATCTTCATCAACCAGCTTCGTGAGAAGATTGGCGTGTTCTTCGGCAATCCGGAAACCACGACCGGCGGTAAGGCATTGAAGTTCTACTCGTCCGTTCGCCTCGATGTGCGTCGAATTGAAACGCTAAAGGAAGGCACAGTCCCTGTTGGCAATCGCACTCGCGTGAAGGTCGTGAAGAACAAGATGGCTCCGCCGTTTAAGCAAGCAGAGTTCGATATTCTCTATGGCGTTGGGATCTCACGCGAGGGGTCGATCATCGATATGGCGGTCGATGAAGGCATCGTGCGCAAGTCGGGTTCCTGGTTCACGTATGAAGGCGACCAGCTCGGCCAGGGCAAGGAAAAGGCTCGCGCCTTCCTCAAGGATAACCCGGAGATCGCAGAAGAGATCGAGAATAAGGTCAAAGCCAAACTCGGCCTCGGAGGCCCGGTTGAGGAAACCGAAGAATCCAAGATCGATACCGAAACCGATATCGATTTCGAACTGGATGATGCCGAATAA
- a CDS encoding helix-turn-helix domain-containing protein — protein MNMTKAQVRENVLFRQELGDVLREYRQRQGRTLRDVSSEARVSLGYLSEVERGQKEASSELLASIATALNVPLSHVLRLVADRIDIAEGRPTPAMKRRMAQQIPDTLPPELVKAELAKIRA, from the coding sequence ACGTCCTTTTCCGCCAGGAACTCGGCGATGTTCTGCGTGAGTACCGTCAGCGCCAGGGGCGTACCCTGCGTGATGTGTCCTCGGAAGCCCGCGTCTCGCTCGGTTACCTCTCGGAGGTTGAGCGTGGGCAGAAGGAAGCTTCGTCGGAGCTTCTCGCGTCGATTGCTACCGCGTTGAATGTGCCGCTTAGCCACGTTCTTCGCCTTGTGGCAGATCGCATTGATATTGCTGAAGGCCGTCCAACTCCGGCGATGAAGCGCCGGATGGCTCAGCAGATCCCAGATACTCTTCCGCCGGAGTTGGTGAAGGCGGAACTCGCAAAGATTCGCGCATGA
- a CDS encoding DUF3046 domain-containing protein, giving the protein MRYAEFWALFDRVFPDGRGSSLAEDLSLVEFGNLTPRQAAEAGYDLQRVWEGVCDAMDLPPSYYFLHREDPKKHRA; this is encoded by the coding sequence ATGAGATATGCCGAATTTTGGGCCCTCTTCGATCGGGTTTTTCCCGATGGGAGAGGGTCCTCTCTTGCTGAAGATCTTTCTCTTGTGGAGTTTGGCAACCTGACGCCGCGGCAGGCGGCTGAGGCTGGCTATGATCTCCAACGCGTATGGGAGGGAGTGTGTGACGCCATGGATCTTCCTCCCAGTTACTATTTCCTTCACCGTGAGGATCCGAAGAAGCATCGAGCATAG